In Gossypium arboreum isolate Shixiya-1 chromosome 5, ASM2569848v2, whole genome shotgun sequence, a single genomic region encodes these proteins:
- the LOC128292744 gene encoding receptor like protein 22-like: MQEVGNDSLTYLNVSHNSLTEVEHFPWKNIAVLDLSSNLIRGNLPIPASTINIFLISNNSFNGEVSSLICNVTSLQILDLSHNNFSGTILQCFGNLSDRLEFLNLKMNKFYGMIPPTFAKGCQLSNLNLNGNLLEGPLTPSILNCKGLEVLDLGNNKINDTFPHWLGSLPQLQVLVLKSNHMHGSLCVNSSKSSPFFSKIQIFNLSSNYFSGPLPVRYINSFKAIINREKIGSIVSYMGVYGGRDGSFYTDSIGIVMRGQYMELVKIFTMWMIIDLSNNQFEGEIPKVIGKLNLLKGLNLSHNNLNGGIPTSIGNLTSLEWLDLSSNQLSGTIPNRLADLPFLSSLNVSENQLHGQIPQGKQFNTFGNDSYEGNKGLCGFPVSKGCNIIEPAPRNVLEKDGSKSNIAFGWKVVLIGYGCGVVFGMSVGYVVFQTGKPKWLMNLVENQHKKRQRRKSKKGDRNNRRRRI; encoded by the coding sequence ATGCAAGAGGTGGGGAATGACTCTTTGACTTACTTAAATGTATCTCACAACTCTTTGACAGAAGTTGAGCACTTTCCATGGAAGAATATTGCAGTTCTTGACTTAAGCTCCAATTTGATCCGTGGAAATCTTCCGATTCCAGCTTCAACAATCAATATCTTTCTGATCTCAAATAATAGTTTCAATGGAGAGGTCTCTTCCTTAATCTGCAATGTCACTTCTCTTCAAATTCTTGATTTGTCCCACAATAACTTCAGCGGAACAATTCTGCAATGTTTTGGAAATTTGAGCGACAGACTTGAATTCTTGAATCTGAAGATGAACAAGTTTTATGGGATGATTCCTCCAACATTTGCAAAGGGATGCCAATTAAGTAATTTAAACTTAAATGGAAATCTGTTAGAAGGGCCTTTGACACCATCCATCCTTAATTGTAAAGGTCTGGAAGTGCTAGATCTTGGTAACAACAAGATCAATGATACATTTCCTCATTGGTTGGGAAGTCTTCCACAGCTACAAGTTCTTGTATTGAAGTCAAATCATATGCATGGTTCCTTGTGTGTCAATAGCTCCAAGTCTAGCCCTTTTTTCTCTAAAATCCAAATTTTTAATCTCTCAAGTAATTATTTTTCTGGACCCCTACCAGTGAGATACATCAACAGCTTCAAGGCTATCATAAATAGAGAGAAGATTGGTAGTATAGTGTCGTACATGGGGGTGTATGGTGGTAGAGATGGTTCCTTCTATACCGATTCCATTGGAATTGTTATGAGGGGACAATATATGGAATTGGTGAAAATTTTCACCATGTGGATGATCATTGATCTATCAAACAATCAGTTTGAAGGGGAGATTCCAAAGGTTATTGGGAAGCTTAACTTACTAAAAGGGCTCAACCTTTCTCATAATAACCTTAATGGTGGTATCCCCACCTCAATAGGGAATTTAACAAGTCTTGAATGGTTGGACCTATCTTCAAACCAGTTGTCTGGGACGATTCCAAATAGATTGGCAGATCTGCCATTTCTTTCGTCCTTAAATGTTTCTGAAAATCAACTCCATGGTCAGATTCCTCAGGGAAAACAATTCAACACATTTGGAAATGATTCATATGAAGGTAATAAGGGACTATGTGGGTTTCCTGTCTCGAAAGGTTGCAACATCATTGAGCCAGCACCTCGAAATGTGCTTGAAAAAGATGGCTCAAAATCAAACATTGCCTTTGGTTGGAAAGTGGTGTTGATAGGTTATGGATGCGGAGTAGTGTTCGGAATGTCCGTGGGATATGTTGTTTTCCAAACTGGTAAGCCGAAATGGTTGATGAATTTGGTTGAAAACCAACATAAGAAGAGGCAAAGAAGAAAGTCAAAGAAAGGCGATCGCAACAATAGACGAAGAAGGATCTAA
- the LOC108479216 gene encoding receptor-like protein Cf-9 yields the protein MHGSLSVNSSKSSPVFPKIQIFDLSSNYFSGPLPVRYINSFKAIINLEKIGSAESYMGVYDYRSAFYTYSIAIVMKGQDMELVKIFTMWMIIDLSNNQFEGEIPKVIGKLNLLKGLNLSHNNLNGGIPTSIGNLTNLEWLDLSSNRLSGTIPNRLADLPFLSSLNVSGNQLHGQIPQGKQFNTFGNDSYEGNKGLCGFPVSKGCSIIEPAPPNVLEKDGSKSNIAFGWKVVLIGYGCGVVLGMSVGYVVFKTGRPKWLVNLVENQHEKRQRRKSKNVILADPVFLSFLNVSENQLHSQIPQGKQFNTFGNHPYEGNKGLCGFPVSKGCSINDTPPPNVLEQDGSNANIAFGWKVVLIGYGCGVVFGMAMGYVVFQTGSHSCSHHEAASLIQFKNSFSITQTDYAAFYCDDFAGPTSYPKTNSWEEGTDCCSWDGVTCDHLNGHVIALDLSCSWLYGNFPSNSSLFLLPHLEKLNLAFNDFNDSNMPSEFGRFTSLSFLNLSGTRFVGEVPSQVSHLSKLVSLDLSLNFAQTFDKHALQGLVHNLTEVRHIFLDNIDMSSINPHVFMNLSSSLRSLSLAYCGLQGKFPKNFFDLPNLNLLNLGGNQNLNLDPLKFNRSSNLEHLDLSWMSFSTEFIDSVDNLQALKYLDLSGNSFFQGLSVSITNLSSLEQLIILEANICGGLPDSIGNLESLKFLQLSGSNLSGQIQLSILNLT from the exons ATGCATGGCTCCTTGAGTGTCAATAGCTCCAAGTCTAGCCCTGTTTTCCCTAAAATCCAAATTTTTGATCTCTCAAGTAATTATTTTTCTGGACCCCTACCAGTGAGATACATCAACAGCTTCAAGGCTATCATAAATCTAGAGAAGATTGGGAGTGCAGAGTCGTACATGGGGGTGTATGATTACAGGAGTGCCTTCTATACCTATTCCATTGCAATTGTTATGAAAGGACAAGATATGGAATTGGTGAAAATTTTCACCATGTGGATGATCATTGATCTATCAAACAATCAGTTTGAAGGGGAGATTCCAAAGGTTATTGGGAAGCTTAACTTATTGAAAGGGCTCAACCTTTCTCATAATAACCTTAATGGTGGTATCCCCACCTCAATAGGGAATTTGACAAATCTTGAATGGTTGGACCTATCTTCAAACAGGTTGTCTGGGACGATTCCAAATAGATTGGCAGATCTGCCATTTCTTTCATCCTTAAATGTTTCAGGAAATCAACTCCATGGTCAGATTCCTCAAGGCAAACAATTCAACACATTTGGAAATGATTCATATGAAggaaataagggactatgtgggTTTCCGGTCTCGAAAGGTTGCAGCATCATTGAGCCAGCACCTCCAAATGTGCTTGAAAAAGATGGCTCAAAATCAAACATTGCTTTTGGTTGGAAAGTGGTGTTGATAGGTTATGGATGCGGAGTAGTGCTCGGAATGTCCGTGGGATATGTTGTTTTCAAAACTGGTAGGCCGAAATGGTTGGTGAATTTGGTTGAAAACCAACATGAGAAGAGGCAAAGAAGAAAGTCAAAGAATG TGATATTGGCAGATCCGGTATTTCTTTCCTTCTTAAACGTTTCTGAAAATCAACTCCATAGTCAGATTCCTCAAGGCAAACAATTCAACACATTTGGAAACCATCCATATGAAGGAAACAAGGGACTATGTGGATTCCCAGTCTCCAAAGGTTGCAGCATCAATGATACACCACCTCCAAATGTGCTGGAACAGGATGGCTCAAATGCAAACATTGCTTTCGGTTGGAAAGTGGTGTTGATAGGTTATGGATGTGGGGTAGTGTTTGGAATGGCCATGGGATATGTTGTTTTCCAAACCG GATCTCACTCCTGCTCTCACCACGAAGCTGCTTCACTAATCCAGTTCAAGAATTCCTTTTCCATCACTCAGACAGACTATGCTGCTTTCTATTGCGATGATTTTGCTGGCCCTACATCTTATCCCAAGACAAATTCGTGGGAGGAGGGTACAGATTGCTGCTCATGGGATGGGGTCACTTGTGACCACCTAAATGGTCATGTTATTGCCCTTGACTTGAGTTGTAGTTGGCTATATGGCAACTTCCCTTCCAATAGCAGTCTCTTCCTTCTTCCTCACCTTGAGAAGCTCAACCTTGCTTTTAATGATTTCAATGATTCCAATATGCCCTCTGAGTTTGGTCGGTTTACAAGTCTATCCTTCCTCAACCTTTCTGGTACAAGGTTTGTAGGGGAAGTCCCATCCCAAGTCTCCCACCTATCAAAATTGGTTTCACTTGATCTCTCTTTGAATTTTGCCCAAACATTTGACAAACACGCTCTGCAGGGACTTGTTCACAACCTAACCGAGGTCAGACATATTTTCTTGGATAATATTGACATGTCTTCTATTAATCCTCATGTCTTCATGAATCTATCCTCTTCTCTAAGGTCTCTCAGTCTTGCTTATTGTGGTTTGCAAGGAAAATTCCCAAAAAACTTTTTTGATTTGCCAAACCTTAATCTCCTCAACTTGGGAGGCAACCAAAACCTCAATCTTGATCCTTTGAAGTTCAACCGGAGCAGCAATCTTGAACATTTGGATCTATCGTGGATGTCCTTCTCTACAGAATTCATTGATTCAGTTGATAATCTACAGGCCTTAAAGTACTTAGATCTATCAGGAAATTCTTTCTTTCAAGGATTGTCTGTCTCAATCACAAACTTATCATCTTTGGAGCAATTGATAATTTTAGAGGCAAATATTTGTGGAGGATTGCCTGACTCGATAGGGAATCTTGAGTCCTTGAAGTTTTTACAACTCTCCGGTTCCAACTTATCTGGACAAATTCAATTGTCAATTCTAAACTTAACCTAG
- the LOC108479207 gene encoding receptor-like protein 7, with amino-acid sequence MASYLLLSLFLFFPHLCASSSGSHSCSHPEAASLIQFKNSFSINQTDDAAWYCDYSAGLKSYPKTNSWREGTDCCSWDGVTCHHLNAHVIALDLSCSWLYGNFPSNTTLFLLPHLQKLNLAFNDFNHSKIPSEFGRFESLVYLNLSHTRFVGEVPSQVSHLSKLVSLDLSSWIYYYEQFTIDKHALEGLIQNLTEVRHLFLDEINMSSANAHVFMNLSSSLRSLSLAGCGLQGKFAKNIFGLPNLNFLNLGGNQLSGQIPRSLGNLLQLTHLDLSDNQLIGQIPLSILNLTQLEYLGIVGNSLEGSIPNEVTAFPNLKYLHLYDNLLNGTLPSWLYTASSLKEIHLAQNQFSGHIKEFQSKSLELIALDHNKLQGPLPSSIFQLLNLTRLFLSSNNLSGVIEFSMFSNLSSLKNLDLSYNSLSLTSNSTSSVNHILPNLTSLFLLSCNLSEFPPFLKGLKRLESLDLSCNRIEGKIPQWMQEVGNDSLAYLNVSHNSLTEVEHFPWKNIAVLDLSSNLICGNLPIPASTINIFLISNNSFNGEVSSFICNASALEILDLSHNNLSGTMPQCFGNLSDSLKFLNLKKNKFYGTIPPTFAKGCQLSNLNLNGNLLEGPLTPSILNCKGLEVLDLGNNKINDTFPHWLGSFPQLQVLKRVKFGPAIHNTKGILDYVHK; translated from the exons ATGGCCTCCTATCTCTTGCTCTCCCTATTTCTCTTCTTTCCCCATCTTTGTGCTTCTTCTTCAGGATCTCACTCCTGCTCTCACCCTGAAGCTGCTTCACTAATCCAGTTCAAGAATTCATTTTCCATCAATCAGACAGACGATGCTGCTTGGTATTGCGATTACAGTGCTGGCCTTAAATCTTATCCCAAGACAAATTCATGGAGGGAGGGTACAGATTGCTGCTCATGGGATGGGGTTACTTGTCATCACCTAAATGCTCATGTTATTGCCCTTGACTTGAGCTGCAGTTGGCTATATGGCAACTTCCCTTCCAATACCACTCTCTTCCTTCTTCCTCACCTTCAAAAACTCAACCTTGCCTTCAATGATTTCAATCATTCCAAAATTCCATCTGAGTTTGGTCGGTTTGAAAGTCTAGTATATCTTAACCTTTCTCATACAAGGTTTGTAGGAGAAGTCCCATCCCAAGTCTCCCACCTGTCAAAATTGGTTTCACTTGATCTCTCCTCTTGGATTTATTACTATGAGCAATTTACAATTGACAAACATGCTCTGGAGGGACTTATTCAGAACCTAACCGAGGTCAGACATCTGTTTTTGGATGAAATCAACATGTCTTCTGCTAATGCTCATGTCTTCATGAATCTATCCTCTTCTCTAAGGTCTCTCAGTCTTGCTGGTTGTGGTTTGCAAGGAAAATTCGCAAAAAACATTTTTGGTTTGCCAAACCTCAATTTCCTCAACTTAGGAGGCAACCAATTGAGTGGACAAATTCCAAGATCATTGGGAAACCTCTTGCAACTCACTCATTTAGACTTGTCAGACAACCAATTGATTGGACAAATTCCATTATCAATTCTAAACTTAACACAGCTTGAATACTTGGGAATAGTTGGAAATTCATTAGAAGGTTCCATTCCAAATGAGGTAACCGCTTTTCCTAATCTAAAATATTTACACTTATATGACAATTTACTCAATGGAACACTTCCGTCATGGTTGTATACTGCTTCCTCCTTAAAGGAAATACATCTCGCTCAAAACCAATTCAGTGGGCATATCAAAGAATTCCAATCCAAATCACTAGAATTGATAGCGTTAGACCATAATAAACTCCAAGGTCCTCTTCCATCTTCAATATTCCAACTTCTCAATCTTACCCGTCTCTTTTTATCCTCAAATAATCTTAGTGGTGTCATAGAGTTTAGCATGTTCTCAAACCTTTCAAGTCTCAAAAATCTTGACCTTTCATATAACAGCCTATCCTTAACATCTAATAGCACTTCTAGTGTTAACCATATATTGCCTAATCTTACAAGCTTATTTCTTTTATCTTGCAATCTTAGTGAATTCCCCCCATTTTTGAAAGGGCTTAAACGTTTGGAAAGCTTAGACCTCTCTTGCAACAGAATTGAAGGCAAGATTCCACAGTGGATGCAAGAGGTGGGGAATGACTCTTTGGCTTACTTAAATGTATCTCACAACTCTTTGACAGAAGTTGAGCACTTTCCATGGAAGAATATTGCAGTTCTTGACTTAAGCTCCAATTTGATCTGTGGAAATCTTCCGATTCCAGCTTCGACGATCAATATCTTTCTGATCTCAAATAATAGTTTCAATGGAGAGGTCTCTTCTTTCATATGCAATGCCAGTGCTCTTGAAATTCTTGATTTGTCCCACAATAACTTGAGTGGAACAATGCCGCAATGTTTTGGAAATTTGAGCGACAGCCTTAAATTCTTGAATCTGAAAAAGAACAAGTTTTATGGGACGATTCCTCCAACATTTGCAAAGGGATGCCAATTGAGTAATTTAAACTTAAATGGAAATCTGTTAGAAGGGCCTTTGACACCATCCATCCTTAATTGTAAAGGTCTGGAAGTGCTAGATCTTGGTAACAACAAGATCAATGATACATTTCCTCATTGGCTGGGAAGTTTTCCACAGTTACAAGTTCTT aagagggtaaaatttggtccaGCAATTCACAATACGAAAGGAATTCTGGACTACGTTCACAAGTGA